CTGAGCCGCGTGCGCGTCGCCCTGGACTTCGCGGAGGAGCGCTACGGCCCGCACGACCTGGACGACTGGCCCGGCCGCGTCCTCATCCTCGACGCCGATCACGACCCGCTCTTTCCCGAGGCACGCCAGCAGGCGGTGCGTGACCTATATCCGGATGCGGACGTGCACACCTTCCGTGGCACCGGCCATGCCGCCGCGATCCTGGACCCGGAGGGCTACGCCTCCGTCATTCTCGATTTTCTGGAACGCGCTGCCTGAAGCGGGGTGCGGCGCACGGCAGGGCACGGGCAGCCACGTGGGGCTGCCCCTACGAGGTTCGGGTGCGGAAGGCGGAGGTTGGGGCCGGGGAAAGGGTGGGCAGACACGCAGGTCTGCCCCTACGAGATTCTGCGGCGGTGGGCCTCCTAGATACTCCGCACCGACAGCCCCACCACGTCCTCGACCTCCATCGTTTCGGCGATGTAAAAGGGCTCGCCGTATTCGGTGCGGATCAGGGAACCGTAGCGCGCGGCGTGCATGCGGACCTGGTCGTAGAGCGGGCGGTCGCCGCCGGGGAAGACCTCGCCGCCCCACGTCTTGCCGTCGAACTGCGAGGCGTAGCAGCGGATGGCCTCCATCTTGGTGTCCATCTGCGCGGTGACGTCCACTACGAAGCTCGGCTTGACGGCGTCCTCGCGGAAGGCGAGAGCGTAGAGGAGCTTGTGGGGGCGGTGCGGCTCGCCGGGCGCGTCGAAGCGGCGGAGGCCCGCCAGGAAGCACGCATCGTAGCCGAGCTGCGACGCGATGCGATGGTCGGGGTGGCGCCCGTTGGGGTAGGGGAGGATCACCACGCGCGGCCGAAACGCCCGCACTAGCCCCACCACGACGCGCCGCGTCTCCGGCGTGTTCTGAAGCCCGGCGTCGGGGAGCCCGGCGTTGCGCCGCACGGCCACCCCCAGCACCCGCGCCGCCGCCTCCGCCTCCTGCCCGCGCAGTGCGGCGCTCCCGTCCGTCCCCGTCTCCCCCGCCGTCAGGTCCAGGATACCCACGCGGTACCCCTGCGACGCGGCGCGGGCGATCGTCCCCCCCGCCAGCAGCTCCACGTCGTCGCGGTGCGCCGCGATGGCCAGCAGGTCCACCGCCGTCTCTTCAGAAGCTTCGCTCACGAATCCAGATCACGTCCGGGGAACAGTTACGTCATCGACCCTCCGAAGATGCCGCAGCCCGGGCCCAAACGCAAACAGCCCCTCCCCCAGGTAGTTTTGGGGGAGGGGCCGCGAGGAACGAGCGGGGGAGGGGGCCCCCTACTCGTGCCGCAGCGCCTCCACCGGGTCCAGCCGCGCGGCCTTGTTGGCCGGGTACAGCCCGAACACGATCCCCGCGCCGCCCGAAGCCATGATCGACGCGACGATCGCCCACAGCGGGATGGTGGCGTTGACCGGGGTCAGGGCCGTGATCAGCCCGGCGAACGCGGTGGCCACCGCCAGGCCGATGGCGCCGCCGATCACCGTCACCGTGACCGACTCCACCAGGAACTGCCAGAGGATCTCGCTCGCCTTGGCGCCCAGCGCCTTGCGCACGCCGATCTCGCGCGTCCGCTCCGTCACCGAGATCATCATGATCCCCACCACGCCCACGCCGCCCACGATCAGGCCGATCGACGAGAGCACCACCATCACGATGAAGAAGACGCCGGTGAGGCGGTCGAACATCTTCTTGAACGCCTCCTGCCGGATCAGCGCGAAGTTGTTCTCCTCGGCCGGGCGCAGGCCGCGCGCGCTGCGCAGGGCGGCGGTCACGTCGTCCATGGCGCGCTCCTGCGTGAAGCCGCGCTCGGTGACCACCAGGAAGTCCATCCACTCCTTGTTGGCGCCCAGCTCCTTGATGGCGGTGGTGGAGGGGACGACCACCCAGTTCTTCATCGCCGAGGCGAAGATGTTGTCCTTGAGCTTGTAGACCCCCGCCACCCGGAACTCGCGCCCCTGAATGCGCACCGAGCGCCCCACCGGGTCCGTGGCGGGGAAGAGCTGCTCCGCCAGGTCCGGCGACAGCACCGCGATGTTGGAGGCGCGCTGGTCGTGCACCGAAAGGAAGTTGTTCCCCCGCAGGAAGTCGCCCTTGGAGTACTCCACCCAGTCCGACGAGCGCCCCATGATCTGCACGCCGCTCACGGCGCGCGATCCCATGCGCACCTCGCCGCCCGCGTCGATCGAGGTGGCGACCGTCCGCACCGCCGGGAGCGCTTCCAGCATCTCCGCGTCGGCAAAGGTCAGCGGCGGCTTCCCCTCCGTGGGGTCCTTGCCGTCGTCGCTGAAGGTGAGCGCCGTGGGGTCGAAGCGCGAGGCGATGAAGTTGTTGGGGCCGATCGACTCGATCCCCTCCATCACCATGGCGCGGAAGCCGGTGATGGCGGCGGCCATCGTCATCACCGTCGCCACGCCGATCACGATGCCGAGCGTGGTGAGGAAGGCGCGGACCTTGTTGGAGCGCAGTGCGTCGAGGGCGATGCCGATCCCCTCGCGCGTCGAAGTGATGTTCATCGCTCCTCAGTCCGCCCGCAGGGCGACGATGGGGTCCAGCCGCGAGGCGCGGTAGGCCGGGTACACCCCCGCCATGAGCCCCACCCCGATCCCCAGCAGGATCGCCAGAAGGATGGAGCCGGGCGACACCCGCGCCGGGATCGGCGAGATGGCCGACACGGCGTACGCCAGCGCGATCCCCGAGGCGATCCCGAGCACGCCGCCCGCGCCGGAGAGGGTGCCGGCCTCCACCAGGAACTGGAGGAGGATGTCCTTGCGGCGCGCGCCCAGCGACTTGCGCACCCCGATCTCACGGGTGCGCTCGCTGACGGAGACGAGCATGATGTTCATGATGACCACCGCGCCCACCACCAGCGACACCGCCACCAGCAGCGGCAGCGCCATCAGCAGAAAGGTGGAGATCTTGTCCCAGAAGCCGAGCGCCTCGTCGGCCGTCTCCAGCATGAAGTCGTTGTCGGCGCCGGGGCGCAGGCGGTGGCGAACCCGCATCAGCCCCTCCAGCTCGCTCTGGCCGCGCGCCATCAGGCTCGCGTCCGGCACGCGGAAGTAGATGTCTTCCGCGACGTTGTTGCGGAAGAGCGACCCATTGAGCGGCGAGCGGATCGGCGCCACCACCATGCGGTCCATCGACATCCCGAAGAGCGATCCCTGCTCCTCCATCACGCCGATGACCCGAAAGGGGGTGCCCTGGATGCGCACCTCCTTCCCCAGCACGGGCAGGCCTTCAAAGAGCTTCTTCGCCACCTCCTCGCCCAGCACCACCACGGGAACGCCGCGGTCGGCCTCACTCTCGGTGTAGGTGCGGCCGCGCGCGATCTTGAGATCGCGCACGTTGAAGAAGTTGGCCGACGCGCCGATGATGTTCACTCCCTGCACCACCTTGCCGCGCCCGTCGCCCACCTTGCCGTCCTCGTCGTACGCGTACGACAGGAGGCCGGGCGTCTGCACGCGCTCCTCCAGGAAGCGCGCGTCGTCGTGGGTCAGGCGGGGGCGCCGCTGCCACTCGCGCCACTGCGCCTCGTCCACCGGCCCGCCGCCCACCGAGGGAAGGCGGCGCACGTTGATGGTGTTGAAGCCCAGGATCTTGCCCGCGAACTCCTCCTTCATGTACGCGTTCATCCCCGTGATCAGGGTGATGACGGCGATCAGGAAGGTGACGCCCACCACCGTGCCGAGCACGGTGAAGAAGGCGCGCAGCTTGTTGGCGCGGATCATGGAGAGCGCGATCCGCACCGCCTCGCGGGCGTTCATCAGGCCTCCGCGAGCGCGCTTTCGGGGCGCGCGGCCAGCACGCCCACCGGCACGCGCGTCTGCCTGCGGTCGCTGGCGATGACGCCGTCCTTGAGCATCACCACGCGGTCCGCGTGCGCCGCGATGTCAGGCTCGTGCGTCACCATGATGATGGTCTGCCCCTCCGCGTGCAGCCGGTGGAAGAGCGCCATGATCTCCTCCGACGTGCGCGAGTCCAGGTTTCCCGTGGGCTCGTCGGCCAGGATGATGGAGGGGCGCGTCACCAGCGCCCGCGCGATCGCCACGCGCTGCCGCTGCCCGCCCGAGAGCTCGTTGGGGCGGTGGTCCATGCGGTCGCCGAGCTCCACGGCGGCCAGGGCCCCGGCGGCGCGCTCCTTCCGCTCCGCCTTCCCCACGCCGGCGTAGACCAGCGGCAGCTCCACGTTCTCCAGCGCGGTGGAGCGGGGAAGGAGGTTGAAGGTCTGGAACACGAAGCCGATCTCGCGGTTGCGGATGCGCGCCAGGTCGTCGTCCTTCATCCCCGCCACGCGCTGGCCGTTGAGCACGTACTCGCCGGCCGATGGCGTGTCCAGGCAGCCGATGAGGTTCATGAAGGTGGACTTGCCCGAGCCGGACGGGCCCATGATGGCCACGTACTCGTTTCGCTCGATCACCAGGTCCACTCCGCGGAGGGCGCGCACCGTCTCCGCGCCCATCACGTACTGCTTCTGGAGCCCGCGGACCTCGATCAGCGCGGAGGTCACTTCGCCCCCTTCGCCTTCGCCTGCTCCCCTTCCTTGGGCGTCTCCACCCGCACCGCGTCGTCGTCCTGCAGGTCGCGCACGGCCTGGTAGCTGCCGGATACCACCGTCTCGCCGCCACGGAGGCCCTTGCGGATCTCGAAGTAGCGGTCGCCGGCGATGCCGATCTCCACCGGCACCCAGTCCGCCTTGCCGTCGCGCATCACGAAGACGCCCATCACCTCGTTGGCGCGGCGCGAGCGCTTGTCGGCCTCCACCTGCGCGGCGGGCTGCTCCGCGTCGCCGTCGTCGTCCGAGTCCTGCGAGAACTTCTTCCCCTCGCGGTCGCGCACCGTCAGGGCGATGATGGGCACCGAGAGGACGTTGCGGCGCGCCTCCGTCACCACGTCGGCCGTGGCGGAGAGGTCGGGGCGCAGCGAGGCGGGCGGGTGGTCGAGGGTGATCACCACCTCGAAGTCCACCGACTGCTGGTCGCTGGCGCCCGCCTGCCCGGCTGCGGTCTGCACCGCGCTGTTGCCGATGCGGGTCACGCGGCCGCTGAAGCTCTGGTCCGGGAAGGCGTCGATGCGCACCGCCGCGCTGTCGCCGATGCTCACGTTGGGGACCTCGGTCTCGTCGACCTTGATCTTGGCCTCCATCACGCTCAGGTCCGCCACGGTCAGCAGCAGCGACCCCGGGTTGTTCATCGTCCCCACCACCGCCGTCTCCCCTTCCTCGATGTTGAGGCGGGTGACGCGGCCGCTCATCGGCGCCACGATGGTGGTCTTGGAGAGGTTGTCGCGCGCCTCGCTGAGGGCGGCCTGCGCCTGCGCCACGGCGAAGCGGGCGGCCTGCAGCTCGGCCCCGGCCACGTTCCCCTGCGTGCGCGCCTGGTCCAGGTCCTGGGCGGAGATGAGCTGGTCCCGGCCCTGCGACAGCATCTCCGCGCGGCGCGCGTCGTTCTGCGCCTTCAGGAGCTGCGCGCGGGCCTGCGCCTCGCGGGCACGCGACTGCGCCACCGCCGCCTCGGCGCGGCGCACCGCGCTCTGGTACTGGCTTGGGTCGATGCTGATGAGGAGCGCGCCGCGGTCCACCCACTGCCCTTCCTCCACCGCCACCCGGATCACGCGCCCCGGGATGTCGGCCGAGATGTCCACCTTGCGCTTCGGCTCGATCTTGCCGCTGGCCGTCACGACCGAGATCAGGTCGCGCCGCGCCACCACCTCGGTGCGCACCAGCGCGCCGCTGGGGCCGCGCTTGGCCACCGCCACCCCGGCCAGCCCGCCCACGGAAGCCAGGATCGCCACCCCGATGATGATCTTCTTGCTCGACATCGTCACTCTTTATCCTCTACCGGCAGGGAGCCGGTGCCTCAGCGAAGGGAGCGTCCGACCAGCGCCTCGAGCGCGGCCAGCGACTTGTGGAAGTTGTACACGGCATCGATGCGGGCGCGCTCGGCCTCACGAAGCGAGGTCAGCGCGTCGGTGACCTCCACGGAGCTGGTGGCGCCGAAGCGGAAGCGCTCCTGCGCCAGCCGCAGCTCCTCGCCGGCGCGCTGCACCACCTGCTCCTGGAGCTGGGCGGCGCCGTACGCCGTGCGCAGCGTAAGGAGCGCCGTCTCCACGTTGGTGCGAAGCTGCAGCTCCTGCATGCGCACCTGGAGCTCGGCGTCCTGCGCGCTCACCCGTGCCTCCTCGATCCGCCGCTCGCGCTGCAGGCCGTTGAAGATGGGGAGGGAGAAGCTGAGGCCGGC
This portion of the Longimicrobium sp. genome encodes:
- a CDS encoding ABC transporter permease, yielding MNAREAVRIALSMIRANKLRAFFTVLGTVVGVTFLIAVITLITGMNAYMKEEFAGKILGFNTINVRRLPSVGGGPVDEAQWREWQRRPRLTHDDARFLEERVQTPGLLSYAYDEDGKVGDGRGKVVQGVNIIGASANFFNVRDLKIARGRTYTESEADRGVPVVVLGEEVAKKLFEGLPVLGKEVRIQGTPFRVIGVMEEQGSLFGMSMDRMVVAPIRSPLNGSLFRNNVAEDIYFRVPDASLMARGQSELEGLMRVRHRLRPGADNDFMLETADEALGFWDKISTFLLMALPLLVAVSLVVGAVVIMNIMLVSVSERTREIGVRKSLGARRKDILLQFLVEAGTLSGAGGVLGIASGIALAYAVSAISPIPARVSPGSILLAILLGIGVGLMAGVYPAYRASRLDPIVALRAD
- a CDS encoding efflux RND transporter periplasmic adaptor subunit, with product MSSKKIIIGVAILASVGGLAGVAVAKRGPSGALVRTEVVARRDLISVVTASGKIEPKRKVDISADIPGRVIRVAVEEGQWVDRGALLISIDPSQYQSAVRRAEAAVAQSRAREAQARAQLLKAQNDARRAEMLSQGRDQLISAQDLDQARTQGNVAGAELQAARFAVAQAQAALSEARDNLSKTTIVAPMSGRVTRLNIEEGETAVVGTMNNPGSLLLTVADLSVMEAKIKVDETEVPNVSIGDSAAVRIDAFPDQSFSGRVTRIGNSAVQTAAGQAGASDQQSVDFEVVITLDHPPASLRPDLSATADVVTEARRNVLSVPIIALTVRDREGKKFSQDSDDDGDAEQPAAQVEADKRSRRANEVMGVFVMRDGKADWVPVEIGIAGDRYFEIRKGLRGGETVVSGSYQAVRDLQDDDAVRVETPKEGEQAKAKGAK
- the bshB1 gene encoding bacillithiol biosynthesis deacetylase BshB1, whose product is MSEASEETAVDLLAIAAHRDDVELLAGGTIARAASQGYRVGILDLTAGETGTDGSAALRGQEAEAAARVLGVAVRRNAGLPDAGLQNTPETRRVVVGLVRAFRPRVVILPYPNGRHPDHRIASQLGYDACFLAGLRRFDAPGEPHRPHKLLYALAFREDAVKPSFVVDVTAQMDTKMEAIRCYASQFDGKTWGGEVFPGGDRPLYDQVRMHAARYGSLIRTEYGEPFYIAETMEVEDVVGLSVRSI
- a CDS encoding ABC transporter ATP-binding protein, which encodes MTSALIEVRGLQKQYVMGAETVRALRGVDLVIERNEYVAIMGPSGSGKSTFMNLIGCLDTPSAGEYVLNGQRVAGMKDDDLARIRNREIGFVFQTFNLLPRSTALENVELPLVYAGVGKAERKERAAGALAAVELGDRMDHRPNELSGGQRQRVAIARALVTRPSIILADEPTGNLDSRTSEEIMALFHRLHAEGQTIIMVTHEPDIAAHADRVVMLKDGVIASDRRQTRVPVGVLAARPESALAEA
- a CDS encoding ABC transporter permease, with amino-acid sequence MNITSTREGIGIALDALRSNKVRAFLTTLGIVIGVATVMTMAAAITGFRAMVMEGIESIGPNNFIASRFDPTALTFSDDGKDPTEGKPPLTFADAEMLEALPAVRTVATSIDAGGEVRMGSRAVSGVQIMGRSSDWVEYSKGDFLRGNNFLSVHDQRASNIAVLSPDLAEQLFPATDPVGRSVRIQGREFRVAGVYKLKDNIFASAMKNWVVVPSTTAIKELGANKEWMDFLVVTERGFTQERAMDDVTAALRSARGLRPAEENNFALIRQEAFKKMFDRLTGVFFIVMVVLSSIGLIVGGVGVVGIMMISVTERTREIGVRKALGAKASEILWQFLVESVTVTVIGGAIGLAVATAFAGLITALTPVNATIPLWAIVASIMASGGAGIVFGLYPANKAARLDPVEALRHE